The genomic segment GCGAGGAGGTCGCTCCGCGCTTCGCGGCTGGGAACCCCCGTCGCCGCCAAGCCGAAGACGCGCTCGCGCAAGGCCTCCGGCTCCAAGGGGCTCACCGTCTCGAAGGTGGTGAAGGAGCTCGCCAGGATGTGGGCCAGGCCGCGCTTGACGCGGTAGTCGGTGGCCTCGCCTTCCAGGACCTGCAAGCGCTCCTCGAGCTCGCCCCTCCTCAAGCCCTTGCAGCCCCCATAGAGGCCGATGATTTCCCCTGCCAGCTCGAGGTTCCGGCGACCTGGCTCGAGCCGCTTGGGCAGCAGTTCCTCGCCGCTGGTGCGGTAGATCAGGAGCTCGCTGGGCAACACTAGAGGGTTACCATTACAGGTTCACCACTACGGGTTCACCACTACAGGCTCACCACTACAGGTCCTCGATGCTCGCGGCGTCGTCGTCGTCGATGCGCTCGAAGAGCGGGGCGCGTGGGGCCGCTGTCCTGGAGGAGGCTCTGGAGGAGGCCTGGCCCGCTTCCCTCTCGCCGCGTCGCCGCCGCGACACGCCCTCCTCGCCCGTGTCCTCGGCGATCACCTCGTAGAGCACCGCCTTCTTGCCCTCACGCGGACGCAGGATGCGGCCCAACCGCTGGATGTGCTCGCGGCTCGAGCCGGTGCCCGACAGCACCACAGCGATGCTGGCCTCGGGCACGTCGACACCCTCGTTCAAGACCCTGGACGTCACCAGGGTCGGGTAGTCGCCGCGGCGAAACTTGGCAAGCGTCTCGTGGCGCTCCTTGACCTTGGTCTTGTGGGTGATGGCGGGCAACAGAAAGTCCCTCGAGATGCGGTAGACGGTGGCATTGTCGTCGGTGAAGATGAGGCTGCGCGCCGGGTAGTGCTGCGTCAGCAGGTCGGCTAGGACGCGCAGCTTGCCCTCGGTGCCAAAGGCGATTCCTCGCGCCTCGCGGTGCGCCAGCATCGCCGCCCGGCCCCCCTCGGAGCGGGCGCTGGCTTGGACGAAGCGCTGCCAGCCCGCCAAGGTGCCCAGGCCGATGCCGCTCTTTTGCAAAAAGAGGTTGCGCTTCTCCACGAGCTCGTCGTAGCGCTTGCGCTCGGCCTCGGAGAGCCTCACTTTGATCTGCACGACGCGGTGCTCGGCGAGGGCGCCCCCGGCGAGCTCCTCGGGTGTCCGGCGGTAGACCACCGGGCCGATCAGCGTATCCAGGTCCTCGTGCTTGCCGTCGCTGCGCTCGACCGTGGCGGTGAGGCCCAGGCGGTAGGGGGCGATGGCGTACTCGGCGACGACCCGGTAGAACTCGCCCGGCAGGTGGTGACAC from the Deinococcota bacterium genome contains:
- a CDS encoding DEAD/DEAH box helicase family protein, whose amino-acid sequence is MTRASKLTFDRGTLIVHPPPGGKRWIDFATWDDRIEKFRIPALHYRGFLEAVKAEGVAVADKARGFEAFVLRPAVELEAFAHQREALEAWTGAGRRGVVVLPTGAGKTYLAQLAMQATPRSTLILVPTLDLMHQWYAHLRAAFPDAEVGLLGGGSKDRTPILVSTYDSAAIHAETLGNRYGLLVFDECHHLPGEFYRVVAEYAIAPYRLGLTATVERSDGKHEDLDTLIGPVVYRRTPEELAGGALAEHRVVQIKVRLSEAERKRYDELVEKRNLFLQKSGIGLGTLAGWQRFVQASARSEGGRAAMLAHREARGIAFGTEGKLRVLADLLTQHYPARSLIFTDDNATVYRISRDFLLPAITHKTKVKERHETLAKFRRGDYPTLVTSRVLNEGVDVPEASIAVVLSGTGSSREHIQRLGRILRPREGKKAVLYEVIAEDTGEEGVSRRRRGEREAGQASSRASSRTAAPRAPLFERIDDDDAASIEDL